One stretch of Zhihengliuella flava DNA includes these proteins:
- a CDS encoding M3 family metallopeptidase, with protein sequence MSNPLREPSLLPFGMPDYAVLTAEHYLEAVTAGIREQEAEVQAITTAAGEPTFENTLVPYALSGETLRRALQAFYNVKPSHGTDDLLDAAAEIQSLVTEHHDALHLNADLYARLAAVDAGDLAGEDARLREEILRAFRHAGADVQGTDRRRLKELNAELTQLGSTYSRKLLAGQNAAAVHFEDLVDLTGLSESDVASAAQAAVDAGYDGGYLLTLVLPTGQPLLDRLTQASSRKRLFEASVTRGQAGEHATLDIARRMAELRAERAGILGYSNHAEYVIDAQTAPNLEAVRDQLATLIPRAVENARAEHLALEQYAGLPVHAWDWAYYSGLVKQERYDLDQAALRPWFELNQVLEHGVFEAARRLYGITCHERFDLPVYHPDVRVWEVRNGDGSALGLYLGDFFARATKAGGAWMNSIRDGIGAFGELPVVTNNFNYAPPAPGTPSLLSLDEVRTLFHEFGHALHGLFSEARYPQLAGTHVPRDFVEYPSQVNEMWALHPELVAGYARHVETGAALPDGTLEKIEAAALWGEGYATTEYLSAAVLDLAWHSLGPGETVEDPLAFEDEALRDAGLDPDLVPSRYRTGYFKHIFDGGYAAGYYSYIWSEILDADTVDWFTENGGLQRACGDEFRSQLLSRGNTRDPMDSFRAVRGRDPRVEPLLIRRGLTD encoded by the coding sequence ATGAGTAATCCGCTTCGAGAACCAAGCCTTCTGCCGTTTGGCATGCCCGACTACGCGGTGTTGACCGCCGAGCACTACCTCGAGGCAGTCACGGCGGGGATTCGCGAGCAAGAGGCGGAGGTTCAAGCCATCACGACGGCGGCTGGTGAACCAACCTTTGAGAACACGCTGGTTCCCTACGCACTGTCCGGGGAGACGTTGCGCCGGGCACTCCAGGCCTTCTACAACGTCAAACCGTCCCACGGCACCGACGACCTCTTGGATGCGGCGGCGGAGATTCAATCGCTCGTCACCGAGCATCACGATGCGTTGCATCTCAACGCAGATTTGTACGCTCGACTGGCCGCGGTGGATGCGGGTGACCTCGCGGGAGAGGACGCGCGCCTCCGGGAAGAAATCCTGCGCGCCTTCCGGCATGCTGGTGCGGACGTCCAAGGTACCGATCGTCGCCGCCTCAAGGAGTTAAACGCCGAGTTGACCCAATTGGGGTCCACCTATTCGCGCAAACTCCTCGCCGGGCAGAATGCGGCGGCAGTCCACTTTGAAGATCTCGTCGACCTCACCGGTTTATCCGAGTCAGACGTCGCCTCGGCGGCTCAGGCCGCCGTCGATGCAGGATACGACGGCGGTTACCTCCTGACGCTGGTGCTGCCGACCGGTCAACCCTTGCTTGATCGCCTCACTCAGGCATCCTCCAGGAAGCGACTCTTCGAAGCCAGCGTGACCCGCGGCCAAGCCGGTGAACACGCGACGCTGGACATCGCGCGCAGAATGGCGGAGCTCCGGGCCGAACGTGCCGGGATTCTGGGTTACTCAAACCATGCTGAGTACGTTATCGATGCGCAAACCGCTCCCAATCTGGAGGCCGTGCGAGACCAGCTGGCCACGCTGATCCCGCGCGCCGTGGAGAACGCGCGCGCCGAGCACCTCGCGCTTGAGCAGTATGCCGGGTTGCCTGTTCACGCGTGGGACTGGGCCTACTACTCCGGGTTGGTCAAGCAGGAACGTTACGACCTGGATCAGGCCGCCCTGCGGCCCTGGTTCGAACTCAATCAGGTGCTGGAGCACGGCGTCTTTGAGGCGGCCCGGCGCCTGTACGGAATCACGTGCCACGAACGCTTCGATTTGCCCGTCTACCACCCAGACGTTCGCGTGTGGGAGGTGCGTAATGGCGACGGCAGCGCACTGGGCCTCTACCTCGGAGACTTCTTTGCGCGGGCCACCAAGGCCGGCGGGGCGTGGATGAACTCCATCCGGGATGGGATCGGCGCCTTCGGTGAGTTGCCGGTGGTCACGAACAATTTCAACTACGCACCCCCGGCGCCGGGAACACCGTCGCTCCTGAGCCTCGACGAAGTCCGGACTCTTTTTCACGAGTTCGGCCACGCGCTGCACGGGCTTTTTTCCGAGGCGCGGTACCCGCAACTTGCCGGGACTCACGTCCCGCGGGACTTCGTGGAATACCCCTCGCAGGTCAACGAGATGTGGGCGCTGCATCCTGAACTCGTCGCGGGCTATGCGCGGCACGTTGAAACAGGAGCAGCATTGCCGGACGGGACGCTCGAGAAAATTGAGGCGGCGGCACTGTGGGGCGAAGGTTACGCCACGACTGAGTACCTCTCCGCCGCCGTGCTCGACTTGGCGTGGCACAGCCTCGGTCCAGGGGAAACGGTCGAAGACCCGCTGGCGTTTGAAGACGAGGCCCTGCGTGATGCCGGCCTCGATCCTGACCTCGTTCCGTCCCGGTACCGCACCGGATACTTCAAGCACATTTTTGACGGAGGATACGCTGCCGGCTATTACTCCTACATTTGGAGCGAGATTCTCGACGCGGACACCGTCGACTGGTTTACCGAGAACGGTGGACTCCAGCGCGCCTGCGGTGACGAGTTCCGCAGCCAATTGCTCAGCCGTGGAAATACGCGGGACCCCATGGACTCGTTCCGTGCCGTGCGGGGCCGCGATCCACGCGTAGAGCCCCTCCTGATCCGTCGTGGCCTCACCGATTGA
- a CDS encoding GNAT family N-acetyltransferase, whose translation MISLQAAQNAEADWQRALALATGGKVFSTHGCDWAWQPARRRLVLLFPSAATEAGLRPGLAEGTRLGAQRVDALVNAAAADRELQAAGFRDSAQLLWYVGSPHPTDLTSAATGWQGRARVSLDVPEATGVDAAELRVASAWKEPHPASGRRPDAAARRIEHVTARRADRTLVGRGFAQFTVDGAISLHSLAVAAEARRQGVGQRMVAALVEALTAPVAVDAEPDASRPLPRVVAAGTPQSAAFFSACGLEHLGRGRRLRLA comes from the coding sequence GTGATCTCTTTGCAGGCAGCACAAAACGCCGAAGCCGATTGGCAGCGCGCCCTCGCACTCGCGACGGGAGGCAAGGTCTTCAGCACGCACGGTTGCGACTGGGCGTGGCAACCGGCTCGGCGACGCTTGGTACTGCTGTTTCCGTCCGCCGCCACCGAGGCCGGGCTACGCCCCGGACTCGCCGAAGGCACGCGCCTTGGCGCACAGCGCGTCGACGCCCTCGTTAATGCGGCCGCTGCCGACCGAGAATTGCAGGCCGCTGGTTTCCGCGACTCCGCCCAGTTGCTGTGGTACGTCGGCTCGCCCCACCCCACTGATCTCACGTCGGCTGCCACTGGGTGGCAGGGCCGGGCCCGTGTGAGCCTCGACGTGCCGGAGGCCACTGGGGTCGATGCCGCGGAGCTGCGCGTCGCCTCCGCGTGGAAGGAGCCACACCCCGCCTCGGGTCGCCGCCCCGACGCCGCAGCGCGCCGAATCGAGCACGTCACCGCCCGGCGGGCGGATCGAACACTCGTCGGACGAGGATTCGCTCAATTCACCGTAGACGGAGCCATCTCACTGCATTCCTTGGCCGTTGCCGCGGAGGCACGGCGCCAAGGTGTCGGGCAGCGAATGGTCGCGGCGCTGGTGGAGGCGCTGACCGCTCCCGTGGCGGTCGATGCAGAGCCCGACGCGAGCCGACCACTCCCCCGCGTCGTCGCGGCCGGGACTCCACAGTCGGCAGCCTTCTTCAGCGCCTGTGGGCTGGAGCACCTCGGGCGAGGCCGGCGCCTGCGGCTCGCCTAA
- the pdxS gene encoding pyridoxal 5'-phosphate synthase lyase subunit PdxS: MSTNEAAQAPVTGSNRVKRGMAEMLKGGVIMDVVTAEQARIAEDAGAVAVMALERVPADIRAQGGVSRMSDPDMIQSIIDTVSIPVMAKARIGHFVEAQVLQSLGVDYIDESEVLSPADYTNHIDKWDFTAPFVCGATNLGEALRRINEGAAMIRSKGEAGTGDVSNATTHMRQIRADIARLSSLPKDELYVAAKELQAPYELVREVADTGKLPVVLFTAGGIATPADAAMMMQLGADGVFVGSGIFKSGNPAQRANAIVKATTFYDDPTTIADVSRGLGEAMVGLNVDEIPEPHRLAERGW; encoded by the coding sequence GTGTCCACTAACGAAGCAGCGCAGGCGCCGGTGACCGGAAGCAATCGCGTGAAGCGCGGTATGGCGGAAATGCTGAAGGGCGGCGTCATCATGGATGTTGTCACCGCCGAACAGGCCCGGATCGCCGAGGATGCCGGCGCCGTCGCCGTCATGGCACTCGAACGAGTTCCTGCCGACATTCGCGCCCAGGGCGGCGTCTCCCGCATGTCGGACCCGGACATGATTCAGTCCATCATCGACACGGTCTCCATCCCCGTCATGGCGAAGGCGCGTATTGGCCATTTCGTCGAGGCGCAGGTTCTGCAGTCGCTCGGCGTCGACTACATCGATGAGTCGGAGGTCCTTTCCCCGGCGGACTACACCAACCACATCGACAAGTGGGATTTCACGGCACCTTTCGTCTGTGGTGCCACCAATCTGGGCGAAGCACTGCGCCGTATCAATGAGGGCGCCGCGATGATCCGCTCGAAGGGTGAAGCGGGAACGGGCGACGTGTCGAACGCGACCACGCACATGCGCCAGATCCGTGCCGACATCGCGCGCCTGTCCTCGCTGCCGAAAGACGAGCTGTATGTGGCTGCCAAGGAGCTCCAAGCCCCTTACGAATTGGTGCGTGAGGTAGCGGACACGGGCAAACTTCCCGTGGTCCTCTTTACCGCGGGCGGCATTGCCACCCCGGCCGATGCCGCCATGATGATGCAGCTCGGCGCGGACGGCGTCTTCGTCGGTTCGGGGATCTTCAAGTCGGGCAATCCCGCTCAGCGCGCCAACGCCATCGTCAAGGCGACGACGTTCTACGACGATCCGACGACGATCGCGGATGTCTCACGAGGCCTGGGGGAGGCCATGGTTGGCCTCAACGTCGATGAGATCCCAGAGCCACACCGCCTGGCAGAGCGCGGCTGGTAA
- the pgsA gene encoding phosphatidylinositol phosphate synthase — protein MLNTYARDVVTRIMSPLARWLLAHGVTPDAVTCVGTVGVMAAALILYPLGYLFAGTMVITVFVLADLLDGTMARLPQWRERSGSHAAARQWGSFLDSSLDRLADGAIFGGIALWYFTTGQAPATGAAAVACLFLGSVVSYVRAKAESLGYDANVGIAERAERLVVALTVVGLDGLGLPPVIVLVALTALAAASAVTIVQRGLRVRQQVREAL, from the coding sequence ATGCTCAACACGTACGCGCGCGATGTCGTCACCCGCATCATGTCCCCGTTGGCGCGCTGGCTCCTCGCGCACGGCGTCACACCCGACGCGGTGACCTGCGTGGGAACCGTGGGGGTCATGGCGGCTGCCCTCATCCTCTACCCCTTGGGCTATCTCTTCGCCGGGACCATGGTGATTACGGTCTTTGTTCTGGCGGATTTGCTGGATGGCACCATGGCTCGTCTACCGCAGTGGCGGGAGCGGTCTGGCTCACACGCAGCCGCGCGTCAGTGGGGTAGCTTCCTTGATTCGTCCTTGGACCGTCTGGCTGATGGGGCGATCTTTGGGGGGATCGCCCTGTGGTATTTCACGACCGGCCAAGCACCAGCCACCGGGGCCGCCGCGGTGGCCTGCCTCTTTTTGGGAAGCGTGGTGTCCTACGTGCGGGCCAAGGCGGAATCTCTGGGCTACGACGCCAACGTGGGCATTGCCGAGCGGGCCGAGCGCCTCGTCGTTGCGCTCACCGTCGTCGGCCTCGATGGGCTGGGGTTGCCACCGGTGATCGTGCTTGTAGCCTTGACGGCCCTCGCGGCGGCCAGCGCCGTCACCATTGTCCAACGGGGACTGCGGGTGCGGCAGCAGGTGCGCGAAGCTTTGTGA
- a CDS encoding HIT family protein, translating into MSQHDDDITDRHGLAGVPDGFQRLWTPYRMAYIQGGQGQVKDPETCPFCQGPHRSDEESLIVHRGTTAFVVLNLYPYNPGHLLVCPYRHVPNYTDVTPDETAEVAELSQQAMRVLTHVSQPAGFNLGMNQGAAGGAGIAAHLHQHIVPRWGGDGNFFPIIAQTKAIPATLSDVRQQLADAWNSVS; encoded by the coding sequence ATGAGCCAGCACGACGACGACATCACTGACCGCCATGGTCTGGCCGGCGTGCCCGATGGCTTTCAACGACTCTGGACCCCGTATCGCATGGCCTACATTCAGGGTGGGCAGGGCCAAGTGAAGGATCCGGAGACCTGCCCCTTCTGTCAGGGCCCGCACCGCAGTGACGAGGAGTCACTGATTGTGCATCGGGGCACAACGGCGTTCGTAGTCCTCAACCTGTATCCATACAACCCCGGCCACTTGCTGGTCTGCCCGTACCGTCACGTCCCCAATTACACAGACGTGACGCCGGACGAGACAGCCGAGGTCGCCGAGCTGAGTCAGCAAGCCATGAGAGTCCTGACCCACGTCTCGCAGCCAGCCGGGTTCAATTTGGGCATGAATCAAGGCGCGGCTGGCGGCGCCGGCATCGCTGCTCACCTGCATCAGCACATCGTGCCCCGGTGGGGAGGCGATGGGAATTTCTTCCCGATCATTGCCCAGACAAAGGCCATTCCGGCAACACTTTCCGATGTGCGCCAGCAACTGGCCGATGCTTGGAACTCGGTGTCGTAG
- the thrS gene encoding threonine--tRNA ligase — MSQQLTLTVDGESREVAAGTTGAELFRDQKTTVVMRVDGQLQDLSRELVADTRVESVSIDSEDGLNVLRHSTAHVMAQAVQELRPDAKLGIGPYITDGFYFDFDVEEPFTPEDLKVLEKMMLKIVNKNQQFARRVVSDAEARVAMASEPYKLKLLDKASEADDAGEGVNVEVGAGELTIYDNVDRKTGEVIWCDLCRGPHLPNTKLISNAFALTRSAAAYWLGSENNKQLQRIYGTAWPTKAELKAYQERIAEAERRDHRKLGSELDLFSFPDELGSGLPVFHPKGGIIRKAMEDYSRQRHTEAGYEFVYTPHITKGRLYEVSGHLDWYRDGMFPAMHIDETRDDDGAIVKPGQDYYLKPMNCPMHNLIFGSRGRSYRELPLRLFEFGQVYRYEKSGVVHGLTRVRGMTQDDAHIYCTREQMKDELTTTLNFVLGLLKDYGLDDFYLELSTKNPDKYVGSDEVWDEATQTLADVAAESGLELVPDPGGAAFYGPKISVQARDAIGRTWQMSTIQLDFNLPERFELEYQAADGSRQRPVMIHRALFGSIERFLGVLTEHYAGAFPAWLAPVQVRAIPVADAFNDYVWDVVEKLRARGIRAEADLSSDRFPKKIRNASKEKIPFTIIAGGEDADAGAVSFRFRDGSQDNGIVIDDAVERIVKAVKNREA; from the coding sequence GTGTCACAACAGCTCACCCTGACGGTTGACGGCGAATCTCGGGAGGTGGCGGCCGGGACGACCGGAGCGGAGCTGTTCCGAGATCAGAAGACCACTGTCGTGATGCGCGTCGACGGCCAACTGCAGGATCTGAGCCGCGAACTCGTCGCTGACACCCGCGTCGAGTCGGTGTCGATTGATTCGGAGGACGGCCTCAACGTCCTGCGGCACTCGACAGCGCACGTCATGGCCCAGGCGGTCCAAGAGCTGCGGCCAGACGCCAAGCTCGGGATCGGGCCCTACATCACGGATGGTTTCTACTTCGATTTCGACGTGGAAGAGCCCTTCACACCCGAGGACCTCAAGGTCCTCGAAAAGATGATGCTCAAGATCGTCAACAAGAACCAGCAATTTGCTCGGCGCGTAGTGTCCGACGCCGAGGCGCGTGTCGCCATGGCCAGCGAACCCTACAAGCTGAAGCTGCTGGATAAAGCTTCTGAAGCAGATGACGCGGGTGAGGGCGTCAACGTTGAGGTGGGGGCAGGCGAGCTCACGATTTACGACAACGTCGACCGCAAGACGGGCGAGGTGATCTGGTGCGATCTCTGCCGTGGTCCGCACTTGCCCAACACGAAACTCATCTCTAACGCCTTCGCTCTGACGCGCTCAGCCGCGGCCTACTGGCTGGGCAGCGAGAACAATAAGCAGCTGCAGCGGATTTATGGCACGGCTTGGCCGACCAAGGCGGAGCTCAAGGCTTATCAGGAGCGCATCGCTGAAGCTGAGCGGCGCGATCATCGCAAACTCGGCTCCGAGCTCGATCTGTTCTCCTTCCCGGACGAGTTGGGATCCGGCCTGCCGGTGTTTCATCCCAAGGGCGGAATCATCCGTAAGGCCATGGAGGATTACTCTCGGCAACGCCACACGGAAGCTGGGTACGAGTTCGTTTACACCCCGCATATCACGAAGGGCCGCCTCTACGAGGTGTCAGGTCACCTTGATTGGTACCGCGACGGCATGTTCCCAGCGATGCATATTGACGAGACACGCGACGACGATGGCGCGATCGTCAAGCCGGGCCAGGACTACTACCTCAAGCCCATGAACTGCCCTATGCACAACCTGATTTTCGGGTCCCGCGGACGGTCCTACCGCGAGTTGCCCCTGCGGTTGTTCGAGTTCGGTCAGGTATACCGCTACGAGAAATCGGGAGTCGTTCATGGCCTGACCCGCGTGCGCGGTATGACTCAGGACGATGCGCACATTTACTGCACGCGCGAGCAGATGAAGGACGAGCTGACGACGACGCTCAACTTCGTGTTGGGTTTGCTGAAGGACTACGGCCTCGACGACTTCTATCTCGAGCTGTCCACCAAGAACCCGGACAAGTACGTCGGATCCGATGAGGTCTGGGACGAAGCCACTCAGACGTTGGCGGATGTTGCGGCAGAGTCCGGTCTGGAGTTGGTGCCGGATCCGGGAGGCGCTGCCTTCTACGGCCCCAAGATCTCTGTCCAGGCCCGGGACGCCATTGGACGCACGTGGCAGATGTCGACCATCCAGTTGGACTTCAATCTGCCCGAGCGATTCGAGCTGGAGTACCAGGCGGCGGATGGTTCGCGGCAGCGCCCAGTGATGATCCACCGCGCGCTCTTCGGATCCATCGAACGCTTCTTGGGTGTCCTCACGGAGCACTACGCCGGAGCCTTTCCGGCGTGGTTGGCGCCCGTCCAGGTTCGCGCCATCCCGGTGGCTGACGCGTTCAACGATTACGTGTGGGACGTCGTCGAAAAACTCCGGGCACGCGGAATTCGCGCGGAGGCAGATCTGTCGTCGGACCGCTTCCCCAAGAAAATCCGTAATGCCTCCAAGGAAAAAATCCCCTTTACCATCATCGCTGGCGGCGAGGATGCCGACGCCGGTGCCGTGTCCTTCCGCTTCCGTGACGGCAGTCAGGATAACGGTATTGTGATCGACGACGCCGTGGAGCGCATCGTGAAGGCCGTGAAGAACAGGGAGGCTTGA
- a CDS encoding heme o synthase, with amino-acid sequence MPNEPFGHFARRKAGAYFALTKPRVIELLLVTTLPTMIFAERGFPSVALIVATLVGGAMAAGASGAFNCYIDREADKLMRRTQGRPLVTGDVTPREALIFAWALAIVSIAILWAGANLLTAVLGVAAILLYVVFYTLILKRRTSQNIVWGGIAGCMPVPIAWAAVTNTLEWPVLILFLIIFLWTPPHYWPLSMKYSEDYVAARIPMLGAIAGARTVSVQVVLYAWATVACSLLLAPLGYAGIVYTVIAAVAGAWFILESHVLYREAQRHHEPADMNKKAMKVFHISITYLTLVFVALAIDPFVGQPLFG; translated from the coding sequence ATGCCGAATGAGCCATTCGGCCACTTCGCGCGACGCAAAGCGGGTGCGTACTTCGCCCTGACCAAGCCGCGCGTCATTGAGCTGCTTCTTGTGACGACGCTGCCGACCATGATCTTTGCCGAACGAGGTTTCCCCAGCGTGGCGCTGATCGTGGCGACCTTAGTGGGCGGCGCGATGGCCGCGGGCGCTTCCGGCGCCTTCAACTGTTACATCGATCGCGAGGCGGACAAACTCATGCGCCGGACGCAGGGCCGGCCGCTCGTCACTGGCGACGTCACGCCGCGCGAAGCCTTGATCTTTGCCTGGGCCCTAGCGATCGTCTCCATCGCCATTCTCTGGGCGGGAGCGAATCTCTTGACCGCCGTGCTAGGCGTGGCTGCCATCTTGCTCTACGTGGTGTTCTACACGTTGATTCTGAAGCGTCGGACGAGCCAAAACATCGTCTGGGGCGGCATCGCTGGTTGCATGCCGGTGCCCATCGCCTGGGCGGCCGTGACGAATACCCTTGAGTGGCCAGTCCTGATCCTTTTCCTCATCATCTTCTTGTGGACTCCACCGCACTACTGGCCCTTGTCGATGAAGTATTCCGAGGACTACGTCGCCGCACGCATTCCGATGCTGGGCGCCATCGCGGGTGCACGCACCGTGTCGGTTCAAGTGGTCTTATACGCGTGGGCGACCGTGGCGTGCTCCCTCTTGCTGGCGCCGCTGGGGTACGCCGGGATCGTGTACACCGTTATTGCTGCTGTCGCCGGGGCCTGGTTCATCCTCGAATCGCACGTGTTGTACCGCGAGGCGCAGCGGCATCATGAGCCAGCCGACATGAACAAGAAGGCTATGAAGGTCTTCCATATTTCCATCACCTACCTCACCCTCGTGTTCGTCGCGCTCGCGATCGATCCGTTTGTCGGGCAGCCTCTCTTCGGCTAA
- the tkt gene encoding transketolase, with amino-acid sequence MAPQSEVVELSWTQEDERAVDTIRVLAADAVEKVGSGHPGTAMSLAPAAYLLFQKHLRHDPKDPNWAGRDRFVLSPGHTSLTLYLQLFLSGYGLEMDDIASLRAAGSKTPGHPEYGHTEGVEITTGPLGQGLASAVGFAYGQRRLRGMLDADAPAGQSPFDHTVWVIASDGDLQEGVTSEASSLAGHQQLGNLVVIYDDNKISIEDDTDVAFTEDVLARYEAYGWHTQRVDWTESGGYVEDIQALDAALTAAKSETARPSIISLRTIIGYPAPTKQNTGGIHGSKLGTEELEGLKKVLDFDPEQSFVIEDKVLAHTREVVERGATAHAEWQKSFDAWATEHPEEKALFDRIEKRELPAGWEKSLPVFDAGESIATRAASGKVINAIAGVLPELWGGSADLAGSNNTTITSAKSFIPAAHSTDKWSGDPYGRVLHFGIREHAAGAITNGIVLSSKTRAFNGTFLIFSDYQRPAIRLAALMGVPTIFVWTHDSIGLGEDGPTHQPVEQLASLRAIPNLDVVRPADANEVAWAWKSVLENSNNPAGIVLTRQNLPVFDRTAPGFGDVSGVAKGGYVLAEALDSDGSVTTPDVLLLATGSEVEIAVEAREALAAQGTAARVVSLPCVEWFNQQDADYRQSVLPKDIKARVSIEAGSTVGWREFVGDAGRTVGLDHFGASADYKTLYREFGLTAEAVVEAAHESIADAR; translated from the coding sequence GTGGCGCCACAGTCGGAAGTTGTCGAGTTGTCTTGGACGCAGGAAGATGAGCGTGCCGTAGACACGATTCGCGTCCTGGCCGCGGACGCCGTTGAGAAGGTTGGCAGCGGCCATCCCGGAACGGCTATGAGCTTGGCACCAGCCGCCTACCTGCTGTTCCAAAAGCACCTGCGGCACGATCCGAAGGACCCCAACTGGGCCGGACGTGACCGCTTTGTCCTCTCCCCCGGTCACACTTCCCTGACCCTGTACCTGCAGTTGTTCCTCTCCGGCTACGGCTTGGAAATGGACGACATTGCCTCCTTGCGCGCCGCAGGATCCAAGACGCCAGGCCACCCCGAATACGGGCACACGGAGGGCGTCGAGATCACGACCGGGCCGTTGGGCCAGGGCCTCGCCTCCGCCGTCGGTTTCGCCTACGGTCAGCGCCGCCTCCGCGGCATGCTTGACGCGGACGCTCCTGCCGGGCAAAGCCCCTTCGACCACACGGTCTGGGTCATCGCGTCCGACGGCGACCTTCAAGAAGGCGTGACCTCCGAGGCCTCCTCCCTCGCCGGGCATCAGCAACTCGGAAACCTCGTGGTGATCTACGACGACAACAAGATTTCCATTGAGGACGACACCGACGTGGCCTTCACGGAAGACGTCTTGGCCCGCTATGAGGCCTACGGCTGGCACACCCAGCGCGTCGACTGGACCGAATCCGGCGGCTACGTCGAGGACATTCAAGCACTCGACGCAGCGTTGACGGCGGCGAAGAGCGAAACAGCGCGGCCTTCCATCATTTCGCTGCGGACCATCATTGGTTACCCCGCTCCGACGAAGCAGAACACGGGCGGCATCCACGGCTCCAAGCTCGGAACCGAGGAGCTCGAGGGCCTCAAGAAGGTGCTCGACTTCGACCCCGAGCAGTCGTTCGTCATTGAGGACAAGGTCCTTGCCCACACGCGCGAGGTCGTCGAGCGCGGTGCCACGGCGCACGCCGAATGGCAAAAGTCCTTCGATGCTTGGGCGACCGAGCACCCCGAAGAGAAGGCCTTGTTCGACCGGATCGAGAAGCGGGAATTGCCCGCTGGCTGGGAAAAGAGCCTCCCGGTCTTCGACGCCGGCGAGTCGATCGCCACGCGGGCTGCCTCCGGAAAAGTCATTAACGCCATCGCCGGCGTGTTGCCCGAGTTGTGGGGCGGATCCGCCGATCTGGCCGGTTCGAACAACACCACCATCACGAGTGCTAAGTCCTTCATCCCGGCGGCGCATTCTACCGACAAGTGGTCCGGCGATCCCTACGGCCGCGTCTTGCACTTTGGCATTCGCGAACACGCCGCCGGTGCGATTACGAACGGCATCGTGCTGTCCTCGAAGACGCGCGCGTTCAATGGAACGTTCCTGATTTTCTCGGATTATCAGCGCCCCGCCATTCGACTGGCGGCGTTGATGGGCGTGCCGACCATCTTCGTCTGGACTCACGATTCCATCGGACTCGGCGAGGACGGCCCGACCCACCAGCCTGTGGAACAGTTGGCGAGCTTGCGCGCCATTCCCAACCTCGACGTCGTGCGCCCGGCCGACGCGAACGAGGTCGCGTGGGCGTGGAAGTCGGTGCTCGAGAATTCGAACAATCCGGCCGGCATTGTCCTGACCCGCCAGAATTTGCCGGTGTTCGACCGCACCGCGCCCGGATTCGGTGACGTCTCCGGCGTTGCCAAGGGCGGTTACGTTCTGGCTGAGGCGCTGGATTCCGACGGCTCGGTCACCACGCCCGACGTTCTGCTGTTGGCCACCGGCTCGGAAGTTGAGATTGCCGTGGAGGCACGCGAGGCACTCGCCGCGCAGGGTACCGCGGCTCGCGTCGTGTCCCTGCCGTGTGTTGAGTGGTTCAATCAGCAGGACGCGGACTACCGGCAGTCGGTTTTGCCGAAGGACATCAAAGCTCGCGTTTCGATCGAGGCAGGCTCCACTGTGGGCTGGCGCGAGTTCGTCGGCGACGCCGGACGGACCGTCGGGTTGGATCACTTTGGCGCCTCCGCCGACTACAAGACCCTCTACCGCGAGTTTGGCCTGACCGCAGAGGCCGTCGTGGAAGCCGCGCACGAGTCGATTGCGGACGCCCGGTAA